A DNA window from Deltaproteobacteria bacterium contains the following coding sequences:
- a CDS encoding PilZ domain-containing protein gives MTRTSNVIDISKRQKSRKKQDISQSNEQGSGPDSTTSAADVVDMTERREAILSSERRQVKRTILSEFIGAFILVPEKGLQRVSIYDISERGVAFDMDLTGGGMREGEEVAMRVYLNQFTYFPFIVSVANVRVLPDEGVTRHGCNFQKETPNQDALGHLVKFIETVSASLRTDHGDVMVSGIRR, from the coding sequence ATGACTCGCACGTCAAACGTGATCGACATCTCTAAACGTCAAAAAAGCCGTAAAAAGCAGGATATCAGTCAATCGAATGAACAAGGCTCAGGCCCAGACTCGACCACTTCCGCAGCAGATGTCGTGGATATGACCGAGCGCCGCGAGGCGATCCTCTCTTCCGAGCGCCGTCAGGTGAAGCGCACCATTTTATCTGAATTTATTGGAGCCTTCATTCTTGTGCCCGAAAAAGGTCTTCAGCGCGTATCGATTTATGACATTTCAGAAAGAGGTGTCGCCTTTGATATGGATCTCACAGGTGGTGGTATGCGAGAAGGCGAAGAAGTTGCGATGCGAGTTTACTTGAACCAGTTCACCTACTTCCCATTTATTGTTTCCGTTGCTAACGTGCGGGTACTTCCCGATGAAGGCGTCACTCGTCACGGTTGCAACTTTCAAAAAGAAACTCCCAACCAAGATGCCTTGGGGCATCTGGTAAAATTCATCGAGACCGTCAGTGCTTCGCTTCGTACGGATCATGGCGACGTCATGGTTTCAGGCATTCGCCGCTAG
- a CDS encoding PhoH family protein: protein MESGTRNRKIVVDTNVILFDALAIKKFQDADIHIPISVIEEVDRFKRDLGENGRNARQFSRFIDELRELGPLAKGVALESSKSTVFINTDANHQEMPKELNPEKADNRILATALFIQAKYPKASVELVTKDINLRIRADVYGVFAKDYEPERVEMDEMYQGHREIDVPPTIIEEFYAEKIITSDTFSLKANQYVVMRDSSNHAHSAIGRYSEKEGGIVPIMVPNESIWGIHPRNVEQTFAMDCLLNDEILFVSLVGKAGTGKTLMALAAGLFKTLDEGRFQRLLVSRPIFPMGRDIGYLPGDVEQKLNPWMQPIFDNVEFLMGADKKAAGRAQELINQGMLNIEPLTYIRGRSIPNQYLIVDEAQNLTPHEIKTIVTRAGQGTKVVLTGDAYQIDNPYVDSATSGLTYSVERMKGQRISAHVTLSKGERSELAELAANIL from the coding sequence ATCGAAAGTGGAACCCGTAACCGTAAAATCGTCGTCGATACCAACGTCATCTTGTTTGATGCCTTGGCGATCAAAAAGTTTCAAGACGCCGACATTCACATCCCGATCTCCGTGATCGAAGAGGTCGATCGCTTTAAGCGCGACCTCGGCGAAAACGGAAGAAACGCGCGGCAGTTCAGTCGCTTCATTGACGAGCTTCGCGAACTGGGGCCTTTGGCCAAAGGCGTTGCTCTCGAATCATCTAAGTCGACCGTTTTTATCAACACCGATGCCAACCATCAAGAGATGCCAAAAGAGTTGAATCCTGAAAAGGCTGACAATCGCATATTGGCGACCGCTCTTTTCATACAGGCGAAATATCCAAAAGCCTCGGTGGAGCTTGTCACGAAAGACATCAACCTGCGCATTCGCGCCGATGTTTATGGCGTCTTTGCCAAAGACTACGAACCAGAACGCGTTGAAATGGACGAGATGTATCAGGGCCATCGAGAAATCGATGTTCCGCCGACCATCATCGAAGAATTTTACGCCGAGAAAATTATCACCAGCGACACATTCTCGTTGAAGGCGAATCAGTACGTAGTGATGCGGGATAGTTCGAATCACGCCCATTCGGCGATTGGTCGCTACAGCGAAAAAGAAGGCGGAATTGTTCCAATCATGGTTCCTAACGAATCGATCTGGGGTATTCATCCGAGAAACGTTGAACAAACGTTTGCCATGGATTGCCTCTTAAACGACGAGATCCTTTTTGTTTCGTTGGTTGGAAAAGCCGGTACGGGAAAGACGCTGATGGCGCTAGCGGCAGGCCTTTTCAAAACGCTCGATGAAGGTCGTTTCCAACGGCTTTTGGTAAGCCGTCCAATTTTCCCGATGGGTCGCGATATTGGTTATCTTCCAGGCGACGTTGAACAAAAGCTGAATCCTTGGATGCAGCCTATTTTTGATAACGTCGAATTCTTGATGGGGGCCGACAAAAAAGCTGCTGGACGTGCTCAAGAGCTGATCAATCAGGGGATGCTGAATATCGAGCCGCTGACGTATATCCGTGGTCGCTCGATTCCCAATCAGTACCTGATTGTCGACGAAGCCCAGAACCTGACGCCGCACGAAATTAAGACAATCGTGACGCGCGCGGGGCAGGGAACAAAAGTCGTCTTGACCGGAGACGCCTATCAGATCGACAACCCCTACGTCGACAGCGCCACTTCTGGTTTGACCTACTCGGTTGAGCGCATGAAGGGGCAGCGAATTTCGGCCCACGTCACTCTGTCAAAAGGTGAACGGTCGGAGCTCGCTGAGCTTGCGGCAAATATCTTGTAA
- a CDS encoding peptidylprolyl isomerase, whose product MNPRVVSFHYTLKNSKGEQLESSFGSDPLMFLEGVGQIIPGLEKELQMMKAGDKKVITVKATDAYGEIEADMIVEVPREKLPKKDVEVGDRFHADAGDGSAQVVMVTKVTETHVTIDGNHPLAGQDLTFEVEVDSTRDATKEELEHGHAHGAGGHNH is encoded by the coding sequence CTGAATCCCCGAGTTGTGAGCTTCCATTACACCCTGAAAAATTCGAAAGGCGAACAACTAGAATCTTCCTTTGGTTCAGATCCATTGATGTTCCTTGAGGGCGTCGGCCAAATTATTCCGGGCCTTGAAAAAGAACTTCAAATGATGAAAGCCGGCGACAAGAAAGTGATCACGGTTAAAGCGACGGATGCCTACGGCGAAATCGAAGCGGACATGATCGTTGAAGTCCCGCGCGAAAAATTGCCAAAGAAAGATGTCGAAGTTGGCGATCGCTTTCACGCAGACGCGGGCGATGGAAGCGCACAAGTCGTGATGGTCACGAAAGTGACGGAAACTCACGTCACGATCGACGGCAATCACCCTCTTGCTGGCCAAGATCTAACATTTGAAGTGGAAGTCGATTCCACACGCGACGCGACCAAAGAAGAACTCGAACACGGCCACGCCCACGGCGCCGGCGGACATAACCACTAA